The following are from one region of the Staphylococcus schleiferi genome:
- the hslU gene encoding ATP-dependent protease ATPase subunit HslU, protein MENNAIKYTPKDIVDKLNEYIVGQDEAKKKVAIALRNRYRRSLLEDEVKQEIAPKNILMMGPTGVGKTEIARRMAKIVGAPFLKVEATKFTEVGYVGRDVESMVRDLVDVSVRLVKDEKKANVVEAATAKANEKLVKLLVPSLKKKANKNTNNPLESLFGGAIPNFGQQNEEEEEEPPTEEIKTKRSEIKLQLLNGKLEEEKVRVKVEQDPGALGMLGTQQNEQMQEMMSQLMPKKKVEKEVPVKTARKILVDQFADEMIDHETANQEALELAEQMGIIFIDEIDKVATTSQNSGQDVSRQGVQRDILPILEGSVVRTKYGTVSTEHMLFIGAGAFHVSKPSDLIPELQGRFPIRVELKDLTVDDFVRILKEPKLSLIQQYELLLQTEEVTVNFTDEAIYRLAEMAYHVNQETDNIGARRLHTILEKMLEDLSFEAPHMPHAQVDITPQYVDDKLKTISTNKDLSEFIL, encoded by the coding sequence ATGGAGAACAATGCGATTAAATATACACCTAAAGACATCGTAGATAAACTCAATGAATATATCGTTGGGCAAGATGAAGCGAAGAAAAAGGTAGCCATTGCCCTTAGAAATCGTTACCGTCGTAGTTTGCTTGAGGATGAAGTTAAACAAGAAATTGCCCCTAAAAATATATTAATGATGGGACCAACAGGTGTGGGTAAAACTGAAATTGCCCGTCGTATGGCTAAAATAGTTGGTGCACCATTTTTAAAAGTTGAAGCGACAAAGTTTACTGAAGTAGGTTATGTCGGTAGAGATGTTGAGAGTATGGTGCGTGACTTAGTCGATGTTTCGGTAAGATTAGTTAAAGATGAGAAAAAAGCAAATGTGGTTGAAGCAGCAACGGCAAAAGCTAACGAAAAACTCGTTAAACTCCTTGTTCCTAGTCTTAAGAAAAAAGCTAACAAAAATACTAATAATCCTTTAGAATCTTTATTTGGTGGTGCAATTCCAAACTTTGGTCAGCAAAATGAAGAAGAGGAAGAAGAGCCGCCAACAGAAGAAATCAAAACAAAACGTTCTGAAATTAAATTGCAACTCCTTAACGGAAAGCTAGAGGAAGAAAAAGTGCGTGTTAAAGTAGAGCAAGATCCGGGTGCTTTAGGCATGTTAGGTACACAGCAAAACGAACAAATGCAAGAAATGATGAGCCAATTAATGCCTAAGAAAAAAGTTGAAAAAGAAGTACCTGTTAAAACAGCACGTAAAATTCTTGTTGATCAATTTGCTGACGAAATGATTGATCACGAGACTGCAAACCAAGAAGCGCTTGAACTTGCTGAGCAAATGGGAATTATCTTTATAGATGAAATTGATAAAGTTGCTACGACAAGCCAAAACAGTGGCCAAGATGTTTCTCGACAAGGTGTGCAACGTGATATTTTACCTATCCTTGAGGGTAGCGTTGTAAGAACAAAATATGGTACTGTGAGTACGGAACATATGCTCTTTATCGGCGCGGGTGCGTTTCATGTTTCTAAACCAAGCGATTTGATTCCAGAACTTCAAGGTCGATTCCCAATTCGTGTAGAATTAAAAGATCTCACTGTAGATGATTTTGTAAGAATTTTAAAAGAACCAAAATTATCTCTGATTCAACAGTATGAGTTGCTATTGCAAACGGAAGAAGTCACAGTAAATTTCACAGACGAAGCGATTTACAGACTTGCAGAGATGGCATATCATGTCAATCAAGAAACGGATAATATCGGTGCCCGCAGACTGCATACAATCTTAGAAAAAATGTTAGAAGACTTGTCATTCGAAGCGCCGCATATGCCACACGCTCAAGTGGATATTACGCCACAATATGTAGACGATAAATTAAAAACAATTTCAACGAACAAAGATTTAAGCGAATTTATTTTATAA
- the xerC gene encoding tyrosine recombinase XerC, with the protein MKQIQEQFLDTLKRERFFSSHTLKAYHDDLDQFNHFLDREQLGLRDFKYSDARNYLQTLYDLGLQRTTVSRKISTLRSFYAFWMTQEQDVVNPFVQLVHPKKERYLPTFFYTEEMEALFQTVSKGNQKDLRDRVILELLYATGIRVSELVSLKVSDVDLEMCWVKVLGKGGKERIVPFGEFCRQSLEVYLEQFKPIQNVQHDYLITNLKGQPITERGVRYVLNDIVKRTAGVTAIHPHKLRHTFATHMLNEGADLRTVQSLLGHVNLSTTGRYTHVTNRQLRNVYLKAHPRARKGE; encoded by the coding sequence TTGAAACAAATCCAAGAACAATTTTTAGATACATTAAAAAGAGAGCGTTTTTTCTCATCGCATACGTTAAAAGCTTATCACGACGATTTAGACCAATTTAATCATTTTCTTGATCGAGAACAACTAGGATTGAGAGATTTCAAATACAGTGACGCAAGAAACTATTTACAAACACTTTATGATTTAGGTTTACAACGTACAACAGTATCAAGAAAAATTTCTACATTGCGTAGTTTTTATGCTTTTTGGATGACACAAGAGCAAGATGTAGTGAATCCATTTGTCCAATTAGTTCATCCCAAAAAAGAGCGTTATTTACCTACGTTTTTTTATACAGAAGAAATGGAAGCGTTATTTCAAACGGTAAGTAAGGGGAACCAAAAAGATCTCAGAGACCGAGTAATTCTTGAGTTGCTTTATGCGACAGGAATTCGGGTTTCGGAATTGGTGTCTTTAAAAGTTTCAGATGTTGATTTAGAAATGTGTTGGGTAAAAGTATTGGGTAAAGGTGGAAAAGAACGAATTGTACCTTTCGGCGAATTTTGTCGACAGAGTCTTGAAGTATATTTAGAACAGTTTAAGCCTATTCAAAATGTACAGCACGACTATTTGATTACAAACTTAAAAGGTCAACCGATTACCGAAAGAGGTGTGCGCTATGTTTTAAATGATATCGTCAAACGGACAGCTGGTGTGACTGCGATTCATCCGCATAAGTTGAGACATACATTTGCAACACATATGTTAAATGAAGGTGCAGACCTTAGAACTGTTCAAAGCTTACTTGGACATGTTAATTTATCTACGACAGGCCGATATACACATGTAACAAATCGACAGTTGAGAAATGTTTATTTAAAGGCACATCCACGTGCGAGAAAAGGAGAGTAA
- the hslV gene encoding ATP-dependent protease subunit HslV produces MSSSIHATTIYAVRHNGEAAMAGDGQVTLGEQVIMKQTAKKVRKLYNNRVVAGFAGSVSDAFTLFEKFEGKLQQYSGNLERAAVELAKEWRGDKQLRQLEAMLIVMNKDNILVVSGTGEVIAPDDDLIAIGSGGNFALSAGRALKRHAPHMSAQEMAYESLKVASEICVFTNDHITVEEL; encoded by the coding sequence ATGAGTTCATCAATTCATGCGACAACGATATACGCAGTAAGACATAATGGTGAAGCAGCGATGGCCGGAGATGGTCAAGTCACTTTAGGTGAACAAGTCATTATGAAACAAACTGCTAAAAAAGTTCGTAAATTGTATAATAACCGCGTCGTTGCTGGTTTTGCTGGCAGTGTTTCAGACGCATTCACATTGTTTGAAAAGTTTGAAGGAAAATTACAACAATATAGTGGTAATTTGGAAAGAGCTGCTGTAGAACTCGCAAAAGAGTGGCGAGGCGATAAACAACTCCGCCAACTTGAAGCGATGTTAATTGTCATGAACAAAGATAATATTTTAGTCGTTAGTGGTACAGGTGAAGTGATTGCACCGGATGATGATTTAATTGCAATTGGTTCGGGTGGTAATTTTGCCTTGAGCGCCGGACGCGCACTAAAAAGACACGCACCACATATGAGTGCACAAGAAATGGCCTATGAAAGCCTTAAAGTGGCTTCTGAAATTTGCGTGTTCACTAATGATCACATCACTGTAGAAGAATTATAA
- the codY gene encoding GTP-sensing pleiotropic transcriptional regulator CodY → MSLLSKTRELSSLLQKHKGISVDFKDVAQTVSKVTVTNVFIVSRRGKILGSCLNELLKNERIIQMLEDRHIPEAYTDKLMHVYETSSNITIDSDLSVFPPENEDLFKDSRTTIFPIIGGGERLATLVLGRVADDFNENDLVLGEYAATVIGMEILREKHSEIESVARDKAAISMAINSLSYSEKEAIDHIFEELGGKEGLLIASKVADRVGITRSVIVNALRKLESAGVIESRSLGMKGTFIKVKKEAFLDELTRAE, encoded by the coding sequence ATGAGCTTATTATCGAAAACGAGAGAATTAAGTAGTTTGTTACAAAAACATAAAGGTATCTCTGTCGACTTCAAAGATGTTGCCCAAACGGTGAGTAAAGTTACAGTTACAAATGTATTCATCGTTTCTCGTCGCGGTAAAATTTTGGGATCTTGCTTAAATGAATTACTTAAAAATGAACGTATTATTCAAATGCTAGAGGACCGTCATATTCCAGAGGCTTACACGGATAAATTAATGCACGTATATGAAACGTCATCAAATATTACAATTGATAGTGATTTATCAGTATTCCCACCAGAAAATGAAGATTTATTCAAAGACTCAAGAACAACAATTTTCCCAATTATTGGTGGAGGCGAACGCTTAGCAACACTTGTTCTAGGCCGTGTTGCCGATGACTTCAACGAAAATGATCTTGTGCTTGGTGAATATGCTGCAACAGTAATCGGTATGGAAATATTACGTGAAAAACATTCAGAGATTGAATCTGTAGCTCGTGATAAAGCAGCAATCTCAATGGCGATCAACTCTTTATCTTACTCAGAAAAAGAAGCGATTGACCATATATTTGAAGAACTTGGTGGTAAAGAAGGTCTCTTAATTGCCTCAAAAGTTGCAGACCGCGTAGGTATCACACGTTCAGTTATCGTTAACGCTTTAAGAAAACTTGAAAGTGCCGGCGTTATTGAATCACGTTCTTTAGGTATGAAAGGGACTTTTATTAAAGTTAAGAAAGAAGCATTCTTAGACGAGTTAACGCGTGCAGAATAA